One genomic region from Rosa rugosa chromosome 1, drRosRugo1.1, whole genome shotgun sequence encodes:
- the LOC133725495 gene encoding cleavage stimulation factor subunit 77-like: MDPKYNVQAASYQANQARRLPISEAAPIYENLLTAFPTAAKYWTQYAEAQMAASDDEATKNIFTRCLMKCRHLPLWQTYINFIRKVNANNGQEGQDLVRKAFDFVISSVGDDITSGPVWLDYISFLKPSNQIVSLRKAYQKAILTPNHHMDQLWSEYQSFENTYNKDLAKSLLAEFSQKFKGAKAAYWERRNLVKDIDFGMLAVPPTGSPREEGQWTAWKKLLAFDKQNRQRIDIASCNKRIELAYEQCLMYLCHYPDMWYDYAMWLVKSGSMDAAVKVFERALKAVPESEMLRYAYADLEESRGEIKAAKKIYESLLGDGGAGTSPGLAQIQFLRFLRRTEGIEAARSYFLEARKSPNCTYNVYVAYANIALCHDKNMKLAHNVFEAGMKLFMHEPEYILEYLEHLIRLNDDMNARALFERALCSLPTEKSVEILNRFVKFEQTYGNLTSMLKVEQRKKEALSRIGGEEQPLSLESSLQDVVSRYSFRNLCPCSMKDLDHLTRQESLSRNMNRKVDSSSPVPTEAKPSVVPDSSVPVSTKVVYPATNQTTPTTAVVPNPVLQSQTPVAGNVQTPMALVGGDPKFDDILKTTPALVAFLTNMPQQVGGPTPDVDVVLSFVLQSDIPSNSTSRKRKANEREVVKEVKHQPELPVDVFKMRQLQKYHRTSSQTGSASYGSSSCSSGDYTVVTRNTI; the protein is encoded by the coding sequence ATGGATCCCAAATACAATGTCCAGGCGGCTTCCTACCAAGCCAACCAGGCCCGCCGCTTGCCGATCTCGGAGGCGGCGCCGATCTACGAGAATCTCCTGACGGCGTTCCCGACCGCCGCGAAATACTGGACCCAATACGCCGAGGCCCAGATGGCGGCGAGCGACGACGAGGCCACCAAAAACATATTCACcaggtgtttgatgaaatgccgCCACCTCCCTCTTTGGCAGACCTACATCAATTTCATCAGAAAAGTCAATGCCAACAACGGCCAAGAGGGTCAAGATTTGGTTAGGAAAGCCTTTGATTTCGTGATTAGTTCTGTTGGGGATGATATCACTTCTGGGCCTGTGTGGTTGGACTACATTAGTTTCTTGAAGCCTAGCAACCAGATTGTTTCGCTGCGAAAAGCTTACCAGAAGGCCATTTTGACTCCTAATCATCACATGGACCAGCTTTGGAGTGAGTATCAGAGTTTCGAAAACACCTACAACAAGGACCTTGCGAAAAGCCTGTTGGCTGAGTTTTCGCAGAAGTTCAAGGGCGCCAAGGCGGCTTATTGGGAGAGGAGGAATCTGGTTAAGGACATTGACTTTGGCATGCTTGCTGTGCCGCCGACTGGCTCTCCCAGGGAAGAAGGGCAGTGGACGGCGTGGAAGAAGCTGTTGGCTTTCGACAAACAAAACCGACAGAGGATAGACATTGCATCGTGCAACAAGCGAATTGAATTGGCATATGAGCAGTGTCTGATGTATCTGTGCCATTACCCTGATATGTGGTATGATTACGCAATGTGGCTTGTGAAAAGTGGTTCCATGGATGCTGCAGTGAAAGTGTTTGAGAGAGCTTTGAAGGCTGTTCCTGAGTCCGAGATGCTGAGGTATGCGTATGCGGACCTGGAAGAATCCCGGGGAGAAATCAAGGCTGCAAAGAAGATATACGAGAGCCTTTTgggagatggtggtgctggcaCATCACCAGGACTTGCTCAAATACAGTTTCTTCGATTCTTAAGGAGGACTGAAGGTATTGAAGCTGCTCGCAGCTACTTTTTAGAAGCTAGAAAATCCCCAAATTGTACTTATAATGTATATGTTGCATATGCGAATATTGCCTTATGTCATGATAAAAATATGAAACTTGCACACAATGTTTTTGAAGCTGGGATGAAACTGTTTATGCATGAGCCTGAGTACATTCTTGAGTATCTAGAACATTTGATTCGTTTGAATGATGATATGAATGCTAGAGCCTTGTTTGAGAGGGCATTATGCTCATTGCCAACAGAGAAATCGGTTGAGATATTGAACCGTTTTGTCAAGTTTGAGCAAACTTATGGAAACTTGACCAGTATGTTGAAGGTtgagcaaagaaaaaaagaagcacTTTCTAGAATAGGTGGTGAAGAGCAACCTTTATCTTTGGAAAGTTCATTGCAGGATGTTGTATCACGATATAGTTTCAGGAATCTTTGTCCCTGCTCTATGAAGGATTTGGATCATTTAACCCGACAAGAGTCCCTATCTAGAAATATGAATAGGAAGGTTGATAGTTCCTCCCCTGTTCCAACTGAAGCTAAACCATCTGTGGTACCGGATTCATCAGTGCCAGTGTCTACAAAGGTAGTTTATCCAGCTACTAATCAAACCACACCTACAACAGCTGTTGTTCCAAACCCAGTGCTACAAAGCCAAACACCCGTGGCTGGAAATGTTCAAACCCCAATGGCACTAGTAGGTGGAGATCCAAAGTTTGATGACATACTAAAAACCACACCTGCTTTGGTAGCCTTCTTGACAAATATGCCGCAGCAAGTTGGCGGTCCAACCCCAGATGTGGATGTTGTGTTATCATTTGTTTTGCAGAGTGATATACCAAGCAACTCAACCAGCAGAAAAAGGAAAGCCAATGAAAGGGAGGTTGTTAAGGAGGTCAAGCACCAGCCGGAACTCCCAGTAGATGTTTTCAAGATGCGGCAGTTGCAGAAGTATCACCGTACTAGTTCTCAAACAGGATCAGCCTCCTACGGGAGTTCTAGTTGTAGTTCTGGAGATTACACTGTAGTTACTCGTAACACTATCTAA
- the LOC133725496 gene encoding subtilisin-like protease SBT1.4: MAVSSSSSFIFFFFFFLVLCLVHVTSFSTDQSDGHRTFIVHVSKYSKPALFSSHRRWYTSILRSLPPSPHPTKLLYTYSRAVHGFSATLSPSQAHALQSHPAVLSVVPDMPRQLHTTRTYNFLGLADNFGLWPNSDYADDVIIGVLDTGIWPERPSFSDSGLGPVPETWKGKCVTAGDFPASACNRKIIGARAYFNGYESHLGKPMDESNESRSPRDTEGHGTHTASTAGGSRVSNASFYEYAYGEARGMASKARIAAYKICWTFGCFDSDILAAMDQAIADGVHIISLSVGASGGAPPYDRDSIAIGAFGAAQHGVLVSASAGNSGPGAFTATNIAPWILTVGASTLDREFPADVVLGDGRVFNGVSLYSGEGLVDFKLPLVYGGDCGSRYCFAGSLQPSKVQGKIVVCDRGGNARVAKGSAVKLAGGIGMIMANTEENGEELLADSHLVPATMVGQIAADQIRNYIRLGDYPTATIKFRGTVIGPSPPSPKVASFSSRGPNSLTPEILKPDVIAPGVNILAGWTGASSPTDLDIDSRRVEFNIISGTSMSCPHVSGIAALLRKAYPEWSPAAIKSALVTTAYTLDNSGKKIEDLANGGESTPFVHGAGHVDPNRALNPGLVYDINVNDYVAFMCSIGYGPRQIAVFVRELAGDDICARNSLASPGDLNYPSFAVVFKPGQELVKYKRVVTNVGSVADAVYEVNVDAPAGVEISVEPSKLVFSEENQTQSYEVTFAKGVGYGNGERYGSIEWSNGHHHVRSPVAVRWSSTGYSASI; this comes from the coding sequence ATGGCtgtttcatcttcatcttccttcatcttcttcttcttcttcttccttgtccTCTGTCTCGTTCATGTAACTTCTTTCTCAACTGACCAATCCGACGGTCACCGGACCTTCATCGTCCACGTGTCGAAATATTCCAAGCCGGCTCTGTTCTCCTCCCACCGCCGCTGGTACACCTCCATCCTCCGCTCCCTCCCTCCTTCCCCTCACCCCACCAAGCTCCTCTACACCTACTCACGCGCCGTCCATGGCTTCTCCGCCACGCTCTCCCCCTCCCAGGCCCACGCGCTCCAGTCCCACCCCGCCGTCCTCTCCGTCGTCCCCGACATGCCGCGCCAGCTCCACACCACCCGCACCTACAACTTCCTCGGCCTCgccgacaacttcggcctctgGCCTAACTCCGACTACGCGGACGACGTCATCATCGGAGTTCTCGACACCGGGATTTGGCCCGAGCGCCCGAGCTTCTCGGACTCGGGTCTGGGTCCCGTCCCGGAGACGTGGAAAGGCAAATGCGTGACCGCCGGCGACTTTCCGGCCTCCGCTTGTAACCGGAAGATCATCGGCGCCAGAGCTTATTTCAACGGCTACGAATCCCACCTCGGAAAACCCATGGACGAGTCCAACGAATCCAGGTCCCCACGCGACACAGAAGGCCACGGCACCCACACAGCCTCCACCGCCGGCGGGTCTAGGGTTTCTAACGCCAGCTTCTACGAATACGCCTACGGCGAAGCCAGAGGTATGGCCAGCAAAGCCAGAATCGCAGCCTATAAAATCTGCTGGACTTTTGGTTGTTTCGATTCCGATATTCTCGCCGCCATGGACCAAGCAATTGCCGACGGAGTCCACATCATCTCGCTCTCCGTCGGAGCCAGCGGCGGCGCTCCGCCTTACGATCGCGACTCCATCGCAATCGGAGCTTTCGGCGCGGCCCAGCACGGCGTTCTGGTCTCGGCCTCTGCAGGAAACTCCGGGCCCGGCGCGTTTACCGCCACCAACATCGCTCCTTGGATTCTTACAGTCGGAGCTTCCACTCTTGACAGAGAGTTCCCGGCCGATGTCGTTTTGGGCGACGGCAGAGTCTTCAACGGCGTGTCGTTGTACTCCGGCGAGGGTCTAGTGGACTTCAAGCTCCCGTTAGTCTACGGCGGAGACTGCGGCAGTAGGTACTGCTTTGCAGGGTCTCTGCAACCGTCAAAAGTACAAGGCAAGATCGTTGTTTGTGATCGTGGAGGTAACGCCAGAGTCGCCAAAGGCAGCGCCGTTAAGCTTGCAGGTGGGATCGGAATGATAATGGCAAATACAGAAGAGAACGGTGAAGAGCTTCTTGCTGATTCTCACCTCGTCCCAGCAACAATGGTGGGTCAAATCGCTGCTGATCAGATAAGGAACTACATCAGATTGGGGGACTATCCGACTGCAACGATCAAATTCCGAGGAACTGTTATTGGGCCTTCTCCACCATCGCCAAAGGTAGCTTCGTTTTCGAGTAGGGGTCCGAATTCTCTGACTCCGGAGATATTGAAACCCGATGTGATTGCTCCTGGAGTGAACATTCTAGCTGGGTGGACTGGTGCTTCTTCCCCTACTGATTTGGACATTGATTCGAGACGAGTTGAGTTCAATATAATTTCTGGCACATCCATGTCCTGCCCACATGTCAGTGGCATTGCAGCTCTGCTTCGAAAGGCCTATCCGGAATGGTCTCCTGCTGCTATTAAATCCGCATTGGTGACAACAGCTTATACTTTGGACAATTCCGGGAAGAAGATTGAGGATCTTGCAAATgggggagaatcgacgccttttGTTCATGGAGCCGGGCATGTTGATCCCAATAGGGCACTTAATCCGGGGTTGGTGTATGATATCAATGTGAATGACTATGTTGCATTCATGTGCTCGATTGGTTATGGTCCTAGGCAGATAGCTGTTTTCGTGAGAGAGTTAGCTGGGGATGATATATGTGCTAGAAACAGTTTAGCCAGTCCTGGTGATTTGAATTATCCGTCATTTGCAGTGGTGTTTAAGCCTGGCCAGGAGTTGGTGAAGTACAAGAGAGTTGTGACGAATGTTGGGAGTGTTGCTGATGCAGTTTATGAGGTAAATGTGGATGCTCCGGCGGGTGTTGAAATCAGTGTTGAGCCGAGTAAGCTGGTTTTCAGTGAAGAAAATCAGACTCAGAGTTATGAGGTTACATTTGCGAAAGGTGTTGGATATGGAAATGGGGAGAGATATGGGTCGATTGAGTGGAGCAATGGGCATCACCATGTGAGGAGTCCAGTTGCTGTTAGGTGGAGCAGTACTGGGTATTCAGCCTCCATATGA